From the Lampris incognitus isolate fLamInc1 chromosome 10, fLamInc1.hap2, whole genome shotgun sequence genome, one window contains:
- the gjc1 gene encoding gap junction gamma-1 protein isoform X2 — protein MSWSFLTRLLEEIHNHSTFVGKLWLTVLIVFRIVLTAVGGESIYYDEQSKFVCNSGQPGCENVCYDAFAPLSHVRFWVFQIILVAMPSLMYMGYAVNKIARLDEAKGGTGTTTVRMGGGGEYTHRKARKIFFAARQHQGIEETEEDREDDPMIYDVPEIEPPRRPRDPLQPTPRPKVRHDGRKRIRDEGLMRIYVLQLVTRTMLEAGFLAGQYLLYGFRVAPIFVCSGKPCPHNVDCFVSRPTEKTIFLRIMYGVTVLCLTLNVWEILHLGIGSICDILRRRRWVVGDGGADYVGYPFSWNTPSAPPGYNIVVKPEQIPYTDLSNAKMACKQNRANIAQEEQQQFGSNEDNFPTGGEARVALNKDLIQQAQLEAAIQAYSQQHRPHKERKHRFKHGKGGSNGGGSSSNSSSSKSGEGKPSVWI, from the exons ATGAGCTGGAGCTTCCTCACGCGGCTGCTGGAGGAGATCCACAACCACTCCACCTTCGTGGGGAAGCTGTGGCTCACCGTGCTCATTGTCTTCCGCATTGTCCTTACCGCGGTTGGGGGAGAGTCCATATACTATGACGAGCAGAGCAAGTTCGTGTGCAATTCTGGCCAACCAGGGTGCGAGAATGTCTGCTACGACGCCTTCGCCCCTCTTTCCCACGTCCGCTTCTGGGTCTTCCAGATCATCCTGGTGGCCATGCCCTCCCTCATGTACATGGGCTACGCTGTCAATAAGATCGCCCGGCTGGATGAGGCCAAAGGTGGGACGGGCACCACCACGGTCAGAATGGGGGGCGGAGGGGAGTACACACACAGGAAGGCTAGGAAGATCTTTTTTGCAGCGCGGCAACACCAGGGTATCgaggagacagaggaagacagagaagaTGACCCCATGATCTACGACGTGCCCGAGATCGAGCCCCCACGAAGGCCGCGAGATCCCCTGCAACCCACCCCGCGACCCAAAGTGCGCCACGATGGGCGCAAGCGTATTCGAGATGAGGGGCTGATGCGCATCTACGTCCTGCAGCTGGTGACACGTACCATGCTGGAGGCGGGCTTCTTGGCGGGCCAGTACTTGCTCTATGGTTTCCGCGTCGCGCCAATATTTGTGTGCTCGGGGAAGCCTTGTCCCCACAACGTCGACTGTTTCGTGTCGCGGCCCACAGAAAAGACCATCTTCCTGCGCATCATGTACGGCGTCACGGTCCTCTGCCTCACCCTCAACGTGTGGGAGATTCTTCATTTGGGCATCGGCTCCATCTGTGACATCCTGCGTCGCCGGAGAT GGGTTGTGGGAGATGGGGGCGCCGATTATGTAGGCTACCCCTTCTCCTGGAACACGCCGTCGGCTCCACCTGGCTACAACATCGTGGTGAAACCTGAGCAGATTCCCTACACAGATCTGAGCAACGCCAAGATGGCATGCAAGCAGAACAGGGCAAACATCGCgcaggaggagcagcagcagtttGGTAGTAATGAAGATAATTTCCCCACCGGAGGGGAGGCCCGTGTGGCCCTGAATAAAGACCTGATCCAACAAGCTCAACTGGAGGCGGCCATCCAGGCCTACAGTCAACAGCACCGG CCACACAAGGAGCGCAAACATCGTTTCAAACACGGGAAGGGAGGTAGCAACGGAGGAGGAAGCAGCAGCAACAGTAGCAGCAGCAAGTCAGGGGAGGGCAAGCCCTCCGTGTGGATTTAA
- the gjc1 gene encoding gap junction gamma-1 protein isoform X1, with the protein MSWSFLTRLLEEIHNHSTFVGKLWLTVLIVFRIVLTAVGGESIYYDEQSKFVCNSGQPGCENVCYDAFAPLSHVRFWVFQIILVAMPSLMYMGYAVNKIARLDEAKGGTGTTTVRMGGGGEYTHRKARKIFFAARQHQGIEETEEDREDDPMIYDVPEIEPPRRPRDPLQPTPRPKVRHDGRKRIRDEGLMRIYVLQLVTRTMLEAGFLAGQYLLYGFRVAPIFVCSGKPCPHNVDCFVSRPTEKTIFLRIMYGVTVLCLTLNVWEILHLGIGSICDILRRRRCPPQEDEYQLGLLGTNGGVEGSVGVPGPEAGSVGGVVGDGGADYVGYPFSWNTPSAPPGYNIVVKPEQIPYTDLSNAKMACKQNRANIAQEEQQQFGSNEDNFPTGGEARVALNKDLIQQAQLEAAIQAYSQQHRAEEQLADNQDDKPQSNITQAQPQPQPQPQPHKERKHRFKHGKGGSNGGGSSSNSSSSKSGEGKPSVWI; encoded by the coding sequence ATGAGCTGGAGCTTCCTCACGCGGCTGCTGGAGGAGATCCACAACCACTCCACCTTCGTGGGGAAGCTGTGGCTCACCGTGCTCATTGTCTTCCGCATTGTCCTTACCGCGGTTGGGGGAGAGTCCATATACTATGACGAGCAGAGCAAGTTCGTGTGCAATTCTGGCCAACCAGGGTGCGAGAATGTCTGCTACGACGCCTTCGCCCCTCTTTCCCACGTCCGCTTCTGGGTCTTCCAGATCATCCTGGTGGCCATGCCCTCCCTCATGTACATGGGCTACGCTGTCAATAAGATCGCCCGGCTGGATGAGGCCAAAGGTGGGACGGGCACCACCACGGTCAGAATGGGGGGCGGAGGGGAGTACACACACAGGAAGGCTAGGAAGATCTTTTTTGCAGCGCGGCAACACCAGGGTATCgaggagacagaggaagacagagaagaTGACCCCATGATCTACGACGTGCCCGAGATCGAGCCCCCACGAAGGCCGCGAGATCCCCTGCAACCCACCCCGCGACCCAAAGTGCGCCACGATGGGCGCAAGCGTATTCGAGATGAGGGGCTGATGCGCATCTACGTCCTGCAGCTGGTGACACGTACCATGCTGGAGGCGGGCTTCTTGGCGGGCCAGTACTTGCTCTATGGTTTCCGCGTCGCGCCAATATTTGTGTGCTCGGGGAAGCCTTGTCCCCACAACGTCGACTGTTTCGTGTCGCGGCCCACAGAAAAGACCATCTTCCTGCGCATCATGTACGGCGTCACGGTCCTCTGCCTCACCCTCAACGTGTGGGAGATTCTTCATTTGGGCATCGGCTCCATCTGTGACATCCTGCGTCGCCGGAGATGCCCGCCGCAGGAGGATGAGTACCAACTGGGGTTACTGGGAACCAATGGGGGCGTGGAGGGATCCGTAGGGGTACCCGGGCCTGAGGCGGGTTCGGTGGGAGGGGTTGTGGGAGATGGGGGCGCCGATTATGTAGGCTACCCCTTCTCCTGGAACACGCCGTCGGCTCCACCTGGCTACAACATCGTGGTGAAACCTGAGCAGATTCCCTACACAGATCTGAGCAACGCCAAGATGGCATGCAAGCAGAACAGGGCAAACATCGCgcaggaggagcagcagcagtttGGTAGTAATGAAGATAATTTCCCCACCGGAGGGGAGGCCCGTGTGGCCCTGAATAAAGACCTGATCCAACAAGCTCAACTGGAGGCGGCCATCCAGGCCTACAGTCAACAGCACCGGGCCGAGGAGCAGCTTGCAGACAACCAGGACGACAAGCCCCAGAGTAACATCACCCAAGCCCAGCCGCAGCCGCAGCCGCAGCCGCAGCCACACAAGGAGCGCAAACATCGTTTCAAACACGGGAAGGGAGGTAGCAACGGAGGAGGAAGCAGCAGCAACAGTAGCAGCAGCAAGTCAGGGGAGGGCAAGCCCTCCGTGTGGATTTAA